From Macadamia integrifolia cultivar HAES 741 unplaced genomic scaffold, SCU_Mint_v3 scaffold46, whole genome shotgun sequence, a single genomic window includes:
- the LOC122068830 gene encoding beta-amyrin 28-monooxygenase-like, with product MLFSSKDHSFYSDMALLFLSLLLTIIFVSLLSVFFHSFTFKYKRVNGAHLPPGSLGWPFIGESLEFLSMGRKGSPEKFITDRINDYSTDIFKTSLLGEYMIAFCGASGNKFLFSNVNKLVTPWWPRSVEKIFPTSLQTSTIEESKKMRKLLPGFLKPEALQQYLVIMDLIARRHMETSWAYKEEVIVFPLVKSYTFSLACKLFMNIEDPDHLAKFANSFNVLAAGIISIPINLPGTPFYRGIKAADMVREELLKIIKKRKNDLLERKVSPTQDILSHMLTMTNESGQFMKERDIADKILGLLIGGHDTASSAITIIMKYLAELPRIYDKVLKEQREIAASKEAGELLNWEDIQKMRYSWNVACEVMRLAPPLQGAFREALTDFTYAGFSIPKGWKIYWSASSTHKNPNYFPHPEQFDPARFEGTGPAPYTYVPFGGGPRMCPGKEYARLEILVFMYHVVNRFKWEKIIPDEKIIFDPFPKPAKGLPVFLKPSIKL from the exons ATGCTCTTTTCCTCAAAAGATCATTCATTTTACAGTGATATGGCACTCTTGTTCCTCTCCCTGCTTCTAACAATTATTTTCGTCTCACTCTTATCGGTTTTCTTCCACTCCTTCACCTTCAAATACAAGCGTGTGAATGGTGCTCACCTTCCCCCGGGAAGTTTAGGATGGCCTTTCATCGGTGAAAGTCTTGAGTTTCTCTCAATGGGTCGGAAAGGTTCACCGGAGAAATTCATCACCGATAGGATAAACGACTACTCCACTGATATCTTCAAGACTTCATTACTAGGTGAATATATGATAGCCTTCTGTGGTGCTTCTGGGAATAAGTTTCTCTTCTCCAACGTGAACAAGCTTGTAACTCCCTGGTGGCCACGCTCTGTTGAGAAGATATTCCCCACTTCTCTCCAAACCTCAACTATTGAGGAATCCAAGAAGATGCGTAAGCTGTTACCAGGTTTCTTAAAGCCGGAGGCACTGCAGCAGTATCTTGTAATTATGGATTTGATTGCTAGGAGACATATGGAAACTAGTTGGGCTTATAAGGAAGAGGTCATAGTGTTTCCTCTTGTTAAGAGTTACACCTTCTCATTGGCCTGTAAATTGTTCATGAACATTGAAGACCCTGATCATCTAGCGAAGTTTGCTAACTCTTTTAATGTCTTGGCGGCCGGGATCATATCGATACCTATAAATCTCCCGGGGACACCATTTTACCGTGGGATCAAAGCCGCAGATATGGTAAGAGAGGAGCTGTTAAAGATAATtaagaagagaaagaatgaTTTGTTGGAGAGGAAGGTGTCACCAACACAAGATATATTGTCACACATGCTTACAATGACCAACGAGAGTGGGCAGTtcatgaaagagagagatattgCAGATAAAATTCTTGGGTTGTTAATTGGTGGCCATGACACTGCAAGTTCTGCCATAACCATCATCATGAAGTATCTAGCAGAGCTACCCAGAATCTATGATAAGGTTTtgaaag AGCAAAGAGAGATTGCTGCATCAAAAGAAGCTGGAGAATTGCTAAACTGGGAAGATATTCAAAAGATGAGGTACTCATGGAATGTAGCATGTGAAGTAATGAGACTTGCCCCACCCCTTCAAGGAGCTTTTAGAGAGGCGTTAACAGACTTCACCTATGCTGGCTTCTCCATTCCAAAGGGATGGAAG ATATATTGGAGTGCAAGTTCAACACACAAGAACCCCAACTATTTTCCACATCCTGAACAGTTTGATCCTGCTAGGTTTGAAGGAACTGGGCCTGCTCCTTATACATATGTTCCTTTTGGAGGAGGACCTCGCATGTGCCCCGGAAAAGAGTACGCTCGATTGGAGATACTTGTTTTTATGTACCATGTGGTTAATAGGTTCAAATGGGAGAAAATTATCCCTGATGAGAAGATAATTTTTGACCCATTTCCAAAGCCAGCAAAAGGACTTCCCGTTTTCCTTAAACCTAGTATCAAGCTATAG
- the LOC122068826 gene encoding salicylic acid-binding protein 2-like isoform X1 — protein sequence MVHFVLVHGLCHGAWCWYKVKPLLESAGHRVTAVNLAASGINMAKIHEIHTMSDYTQPLIELMESLPPGEKVTLMGHSLGGYNLALVMDMFPQMISVAVFLTAFLPDCTHSPSYVMDELMERNPAGFWLDSHLSSDLDPVKPKTITIFGSKCLTTKIYQLCSAQDLALAKMMLRPGSSFQEDLKKRKEFSKEGYGSVNRVYIVCKKDLLITEDFQRWMIGNYSVKEVMEIEDADHMAMMSSPDELCRCLLDIANKYN from the exons atggtgcaTTTTGTTCTAGTACATGGTTTATGCCATGGAGCATGGTGTTGGTACAAGGTTAAGCCGCTACTGGAGAGTGCGGGACATCGAGTGACGGCGGTCAACCTTGCTGCTTCAGGGATCAACATGGCTAAAATACATGAGATCCATACCATGTCCGATTATACACAACCTTTAATAGAGTTGATGGAGTCACTTCCTCCAGGAGAGAAGGTAACCCTAATGGGACACAGCTTGGGTGGCTACAATTTGGCTCTTGTCATGGACATGTTTCCTCAAATGATATCCGTAGCTGTCTTTCTCACAGCTTTCTTGCCCGATTGTACACATTCCCCCTCCTATGTCATGGATGAG TTGATGGAGAGGAACCCAGCAGGATTTTGGTTAGATAGTCACCTTTCATCTGATCTGGACCCCGTGAAGCCAAAAACCATAACGATATTTGGCTCCAAATGCTTGACCACCAAGATCTATCAACTCTGCTCCGCACAG GACTTGGCACTAGCAAAGATGATGTTAAGGCCTGGTTCCTCGTTCCAAGAAGATttaaaaaagaggaaggaattctctaaagAGGGATATGGCTCCGTTAATCGAGTTTACATTGTATGCAAAAAAGATTTATTAATTACGGAAGATTTCCAGCGTTGGATGATTGGGAATTATTCAGTTAAAGAGGTGATGGAGATAGAGGATGCTGATCATATGGCTATGATGTCAAGCCCAGATGAATTGTGTCGTTGTCTTTTGGACATTGCCAACAAATATAATTGA
- the LOC122068826 gene encoding salicylic acid-binding protein 2-like isoform X2: MVHFVLVHGLCHGAWCWYKVKPLLESAGHRVTAVNLAASGINMAKIHEIHTMSDYTQPLIELMESLPPGEKVTLMGHSLGGYNLALVMDMFPQMISVAVFLTAFLPDCTHSPSYVMDELMERNPAGFWLDSHLSSDLDPVKPKTITIFGSKCLTTKIYQLCSAQ; this comes from the exons atggtgcaTTTTGTTCTAGTACATGGTTTATGCCATGGAGCATGGTGTTGGTACAAGGTTAAGCCGCTACTGGAGAGTGCGGGACATCGAGTGACGGCGGTCAACCTTGCTGCTTCAGGGATCAACATGGCTAAAATACATGAGATCCATACCATGTCCGATTATACACAACCTTTAATAGAGTTGATGGAGTCACTTCCTCCAGGAGAGAAGGTAACCCTAATGGGACACAGCTTGGGTGGCTACAATTTGGCTCTTGTCATGGACATGTTTCCTCAAATGATATCCGTAGCTGTCTTTCTCACAGCTTTCTTGCCCGATTGTACACATTCCCCCTCCTATGTCATGGATGAG TTGATGGAGAGGAACCCAGCAGGATTTTGGTTAGATAGTCACCTTTCATCTGATCTGGACCCCGTGAAGCCAAAAACCATAACGATATTTGGCTCCAAATGCTTGACCACCAAGATCTATCAACTCTGCTCCGCACAG tGA